A single window of Cygnus olor isolate bCygOlo1 chromosome 10, bCygOlo1.pri.v2, whole genome shotgun sequence DNA harbors:
- the PARP3 gene encoding protein mono-ADP-ribosyltransferase PARP3 yields MGPKRRAPPAPQPPRGGKKAKGREEEEEDAWSSTLVALKTAPKEKPPATIDGLCPLGAGTGAQVYEDYDCTLNQTNISANNNKFYIIQLIEHSGAYSTWSRWGRVGEVGQSKLTPFASLEAAKKDFEKKFREKTKNSWAARESFVAQPGKYTLIEVQPGAGQELEVTVRADGVAGEKVSKRRVLPCTLDKTTQDLVALIFSSDMFRDAMKTMNIDVKKMPLGKLSKQQITRGFEALEELEAALREQPARAARLEELSSRFYTIVPHNFGRARPPPIDSPDLLRAKKDMLLVLADIEVAQSLQAQKAEEEEEEVAHPLDQDYALLCCQLSLLDPASREHQLIQNYVVQTGNKARILNIWVVAREGEDKSFKAHDHLEHRRLLWHGTNVAVIAAILKNGLRIMPHSGGRVGRGIYFASENSKSACYVGCTAQRVGIMFLTEVALGKPYRITCDDPTLRQPPAGYDSVLACGRTEPDPARDEEVLLDGKKVLVCQGKPIPMPAYKESSFSQSEYLIYQESQCRIRYLVQLRF; encoded by the exons ATGGGCCCCAAGCGCCGAGCTCCCCCCGCTCCACAGCCCCCACGCGGGGGCAAGAAAgcaaaggggagggaggaggaggaggaggatgcctGGAGCTCCACGCTGGTTGCCCTGAAGACGGCCCCCAAGGAGAAGCCCCCAGCCACCATCGATGGGCTGTGCCCCCTGGGAGCAGGGACGGGAGCACAG GTCTACGAGGACTATGACTGCACCCTGAACCAGACCAACATCAGCGCCAACAACAACAAGTTCTACATCATCCAGCTGATTGAGCACAGCGGCGCCTACAGCACCTGGAGCCGCTGGGGACGCGTG GGGGAGGTGGGCCAGTCCAAGCTCACGCCCTTCGCCTCTCTGGAAGCTGCCAAGAAGGACTTTGAGAAGAAGTTTCGAGAGAAGACCAAGAACAGCTGGGCGGCACGGGAGAGCTTCGTGGCCCAGCCGGGGAAGTACACGCTCATCGAGGTGCAGCCGGGGGccgggcaggagctggaggtcACCGTCAGG GCAGATGGTGTGGCCGGGGAGAAGGTCTCCAAGCGGCGTGTGCTGCCCTGCACCTTGGACAAGACCACGCAGGACCTGGTGGCCCTCATCTTCAGCAGCGACATGTTCCGGGACGCCATGAAGACCATGAATATTG ACGTGAAGAAGATGCCGCTGGGGAAGCTGAGCAAGCAGCAGATCACACGGGGCTTCGAGgcgctggaggagctggaggcggCGCTGCGGGAGCAGCCCGCCCGGGCCGCCCGCCTGGAGGAACTCTCCTCCCGCTTCTACACCATCGTCCCCCACAACTTCGGGCGGGCACGGCCGCCCCCCATCGACTCCCCCGACCTGCTGCGTGCCAAGAAGGACATGCTGCTG GTGCTGGCTGACATCGAGGTGGCACAGAGTTTGCAGGCGCAGAAGgcggaggaagaggaggaggaggttgcCCACCCGCTGGACCAGGATTacgccctgctctgctgccagctctccctgctggaCCCGGCCTCCCGGGAGCACCAG CTGATCCAAAACTACGTGGTGCAGACAGGGAACAAGGCCCGCATCCTCAACATCTGGGTGGTGGCCCGAGAGGGGGAG GACAAGTCCTTCAAGGCCCACGACCACCTGGAGCATCGGCGCCTGCTTTGGCACGGCACCAATGTGGCGGTGATCGCGGCCATCCTCAAGAATGGGCTGCGCATCATGCCCCACTCGGGTGGGCGTGTGGGCAGGGGCATCTACTTCGCCTCTGAGAACAGCAAGTCTGCCTGCTACG TGGGCTGCACAGCCCAGAGGGTGGGCATCATGTTCCTGACGGAGGTGGCCCTGGGCAAGCCGTACCGCATCACCTGCGACGACCCCACGCTGCGCCAGCCGCCTGCCGGCTACGACAGCGTCCTGGCCTGTGGCCGCACCGAGCCAG ACCCCGCGCGGGATGAGGAGGTGCTGCTGGATGGGAAGAAGGTGCTGGTGTGCCAGGGCAAGCCCATCCCCATGCCTGCCTACAAGGAGTCCTCCTTCAGCCAGAGCGAGTACCTCATCTATCAGGAGAGCCAGTGTCGGATCCGCTACCTCGTTCAGCTCCGCTTCTGA
- the LOC121075522 gene encoding probable G-protein coupled receptor has protein sequence MASRVGPNTTDGLEAPPVPEQSAAQEVVGLLCMVLLTITALVANIVVMVVILKTPLLRKFIFVCHLCAVDLLSAIFLMPLGIISSSSCFDRVIYSIAECQALIFLNVCFISASILTISIISVERYYYIVHPMRYEVKMTIRLAVAGVVFIWVKSVLITVLALVGWPQDNGATSASRCTVYWSPGAHKKAFVIIFSIVCFVLPTIIIFAVYCSVYRVARLASLQHAPMPAQAAVPGHRSGSAASQVTIVTARNLPLPRLMPERFLGGHKAILTLVLIVGQFLCCWLPFFAFHLHSSVTAGAVGGGHGEMTVTWIAYSSFAINPFFYGLLNRQIREELARLWRSCLNRPLGQELCLSVSEASVQENFLQFLQRATCTLETRSSCIGPSPRNRLDQSKVGFPIPGQVPEESG, from the coding sequence ATGGCGAGCCGGGTGGGGCCGAACACCACAGACGGCCTCGAAGCACCCCCCGTCCCAGAGCAGTCCGCTGCGCAGGAGGTTGTCGGCCTCCTCTGCATGGTGCTGCTCACCATCACCGCCTTGGTGGCCAACATAGTGGTGATGGTCGTCATCCTGAAAACCCCCCTTCTCAGGAAGTTCATCTTCGTCTGCCATCTCTGCGCGGTTGACCTCCTCTCTGCCATTTTCCTCATGCCCCTGGGGATcatctccagctcctcctgcttcGACAGGGTCATTTATAGCATTGCCGAGTGCCAGGCCTTGATATTCCTGAATGTCTGCTTCATCAGCGCCTCCATCCTCACCATCTCCATCATCAGTGTGGAGCGGTACTACTACATCGTCCACCCCATGCGGTACGAGGTCAAGATGACCATCAGGCTGGCGGTGGCCGGAGTCGTCTTCATTTGGGTCAAGTCCGTTCTCATCACTGTCTTAGCGTTGGTGGGCTGGCCTCAAGACAACGGGGCCACCAGTGCAAGCCGGTGCACAGTCTACTGGAGCCCCGGGGCCCACAAGAAGGCGTTTGTGATCATCTTCAGCATCGTCTGCTTCGTCTTGCCCACCATCATCATCTTTGCTGTCTACTGCAGCGTGTACCGAGTGGCTCGGCTGGCGTCCCTGCAGCACGCGCCCATGCCGGCACAGGCGGCTGTCCCGGGGCACCGCTCcggctctgctgccagccaaGTGACCATCGTCACCGCCAGGAACCTGCCGCTGCCCAGGCTGATGCCCGAGCGCTTTTTGGGAGGCCACAAGGCCATCCTCACCTTGGTCCTCATCGTGGGACAGTtcttgtgctgctggctgcccttCTTCGCTTTCCACCTGCACTCCTCCGTCACCGCTGGCGCGGTGGGCGGTGGGCACGGGGAGATGACGGTCACCTGGATCGCCTACTCCTCCTTCGCCATCAACCCCTTCTTCTACGGGCTGCTGAACCGCCAGATCCGGGAGGAGCTGGCCCGGCTCTGGCGCAGCTGCCTCAACCGGCCCCTGGGCCAGGAGCTGTGTTTGTCCGTCTCGGAGGCCTCCGTCCAGGAAAACTTCCTGCAGTTCCTCCAGCGAGCAACGTGCACGCTGGAAACCCGCTCCAGCTGCAtcggccccagccccaggaacAGGCTGGACCAGAGCAAGGTGGGCTTCCCCATCCCAGGGCAAGTTCCTGAGGAGAGCGGCTGA
- the PCBP4 gene encoding poly(rC)-binding protein 4, protein MALPRVHCSFQCLLSAVIGSRREGCGRGEERGGPQRAGVGAGAASLARARQAAHCPCPGCHSAAPAACGTERGRRRHRAHGKAMASPDGASGAEGGPEEPEVSITLTLRMLMHGKEIGSIIGKKGETVKRIREQSSARITISEGSCPERITTITGSTDAVFRAVSMIAFKLEEDLGAGSAEGAAAGRAPVTLRLVIPASQCGSLIGKAGAKIREIRESTGAQVQVAGDLLPNSTERAVTVSGVPDTIIQCVRQICAVILESPPKGATIPYHPGLSLGTILLSANQGFSMQGQYGGVSPAEVTKLQQLSGHTVPFTSLGHPPSMVPGLDSSSQSSSQEFLVPNDLIGCIIGRHGSKISEIRQMSGAHIKIGNQTEGSSERHVTITGSPVSITLAQYLITACLETAKSTSQVPPGPGSVDLGVGFSQPLAPGSGAALPAVAAAPPALLGTPYALSLSNFIGLKPVSFLALSPSSVAGANGGTATYTTKISAANGTKKADRQKFSPY, encoded by the exons ATGGCCTTACCCAGGGTGCATTGTTCCTTTCAGTGTCTCTTATCCGCTGTAATAGGATCCCGGAGGGAGGGATgtgggagaggggaagagcGAGGGGGGCCCCAGCGGGCCGGGgtgggggccggggctgccagcCTGGCCCGAGCCCGTCAAGCGGCTCATTGTCCCTGCCCCGGGTGTCACTCGGCGGCACCGGCAGCATGTGGCACtgagcggggccggcggcggcaccgggcgcACGGAAAG GCCATGGCATCGCCGGACGGAGCGAGCGGCGCGGAGGGTGGCCCCGAGGAGCCGGAGGTCAGCATCACCCTGACCCTGCGCATGCTCATGCACGGCAAG GAGATCGGCAGCATCATCGGCAAG AAAGGAGAGACGGTTAAGAGGATACGAGAGCAG AGCAGCGCACGCATCACCATCTCGGAGGGGTCCTGCCCCGAGCGCATCACCACCATCACCGGCTCCACCGATGCTGTCTTCCGTGCCGTCTCCATGATCGCCTTCAagctggaggag GacctgggagcagggagcgcCGAGGGGGCCGCGGCGGGCAGAGCGCCGGTGACGCTGCGCCTCGTCATCCCCGCCAGCCAGTGCGGCTCGCTCATCGGCAAGGCCGGAGCGAAGATCAGAGAGATCCGGGAG AGCACAGGGGCTCAGGTGCAGGTGGCTGGCGACCTCCTGCCCAACTCCACTGAGCGCGCTGTCACCGTCTCGGGGGTGCCGGACACCATCATCCAGTGCGTGAGGCAGATCTGCGCCGTCATCCTGGAG TCGCCTCCGAAGGGGGCCACCATCCCCTACCACCCTGGCCTCTCCCTGGGCACCATCCTGCTCTCTGCCAACCAG GGTTTCTCCATGCAGGGGCAGTACGGTGGGGTCTCTCCAGCAGAG GTCAcgaagctgcagcagctgtcgGGGCACACAGTCCCCTTCACGTCCCTGGGCCACCCACCCTCCATGGTGCCAG GCCTGGACTCCAGCTcgcagagcagctcccaggagTTCCTGGTGCCCAACGAT ctgatCGGCTGCATCATCGGCCGGCACGGCAGCAAGATCAGCGAGATCCGGCAGATGTCGGGCGCCCACATCAAGATCGGGAACCAGACCGAGGGCTCCAGTGAGCGGCACGTCACCATCACCGGGTCCCCCGTCAGCATCACCCTGGCTCAGTACCTCATCACCGCCTG cttaGAGACGGCCAAATCTACCTCCCAGGTGCCACCCGGCCCTGGCTCCGTGGACCTCGGCGTGGGCTTCTCCCAGCCACTCGCCCCAGGCTCCGgcgcagccctgcctgctgtggCTGCCGCCCCGCCGGCCCTGCTGGGCACCCCCTACGCCCTCTCCCTCTCCAACTTCATCGGCCTGAAGCCGGTCTCCTTCCTGGCACTGTCCCCGTCCTCTGTGGCGGGTGCCAACGGCGGCACCGCCACCTACACGACCAAGATCTCGGCGGCCAACGGCACCAAGAAAGCTGACCGGCAGAAGTTCTCCCCCTATTGA
- the LOC121075524 gene encoding protein ABHD14B-like, producing MAAPQLTEGTVAAAGQSLFYRQAQPGGRAPRLSVLLLHGIRFSSDTWLQLQTLAVLADAGHRAVAIDLPGLGRSKDAVAPAPVGQPVPGDFLKAVAEALSLGPAVVVSPSLSGMYSLPFLFQHGHLVKAYVPVAPICTDKFPVEQYAQIKTPTLIVYGDQDVELGQASLNNLRHLPEHQVLVLQGAGHACYLDKPEEWHRGLLAFLQQLE from the exons ATGGCCGCCCCGCAGCTCACCGAGGGCACCGTGGCTGCGGCGGGGCAGAGCCTCTTCTACCGGCAGGCCCAAccgggcgggcgggcgccgcGGCTgagcgtgctgctgctgcacggcATCCGCTTCTCCTCCGACACCTGGCTCCAGCTGCAGACGCTGGCCGTGCTGGCTGACGCCGGCCACCGAGCCGTGGCCATCGACCTGCCCG GGCTGGGGCGCTCCAAGGACGCCGTGGCCCCCGCGCCTGTGGGGCAGCCGGTGCCAGGGGATTTCCTGAAGGCCGTCGCGGAGGCGCTGAGCCTCGGTCCGGCCGTGGTGGTCAGCCCCTCGCTCAGCGGCATGTACTCCTTGCCCTTCCTCTTCCAGCACGGGCACTTGGTGAAAGCCTACGTGCCCGTGGCACCCATCTGCACCGACAAGTTCCCGGTGGAGCAGTACGCCCAGATCAAA ACGCCCACGCTGATCGTGTACGGGGACCAGGACGTGGAGCTGGGCCAGGCCAGCCTGAACAACCTGCGGCACCTCCCTGAGCAccaggtgctggtgctgcagggcgCCGGGCACGCCTGCTACCTGGACAAGCCCGAGGAGTGGCACCGCGGGCTCCTGGCCTTCCTACAGCAGCTGGAGTGA
- the ABHD14A gene encoding protein ABHD14A: MSRSRPALLALGALLACALVLLLPAARRRPPAPGRGAPANSTVRRGTAAGTDPAVAYREAAGPRAPGPGRPDVLFLHGQAFTSATWEALGTLALLAGEGHRAVAIDLPGYGDSPPTGTVATQQGRVAFLERIVEELGLRRPVLVSPSMSGRFALPFLLLRGDRLAGFVPIAPVGTRDYAVGQYQQVQTPTLILYGDRDTGLGHQALQSLRHLPRHRVVVLPDAGHACYLDKPGDFHRALLGFLGQLQ, translated from the exons ATGAGCCGCAGCCGCCCGGCGCTGCTGGCCCTCGGGGCGCTGCTCGCCTGCGCCCtcgtcctgctgctgcccgccgcccgccgccgccccccggccccgggccgcGGCGCCCCGGCCAACAGCACGGTGCGGAGGGGGACGGCGGCTGGGACCGACCCCGCCGTCGCCTACCGGGAGGCAgccgggccccgcgcccccggccccggcag GCCGGACGTCCTGTTCCTGCACGGCCAGGCCTTCACCTCCGCCACCTGGGAGGCCTTGGGGACGCTGGCGCTGCTCGCCGGAGAAGGGCACCGTGCGGTCGCGATAGATCTGCCCG GCTATGGGGACTCGCCCCCCACGGGGACGGTGGCCACGCAGCAGGGCCGGGTGGCCTTCCTGGAGCGCATCGTGGAGGAGCTGGGCCTGCGGAGGCCCGTCCTCGTCAGCCCGTCCATGAGCGGCCGCTTtgccctgcccttcctcctgctgcgCGGGGACCGCCTGGCGGGCTTCGTGCCCATTGCGCCCGTGGGCACCCGGGACTATGCCGTGGGGCAGTACCAGCAGGTCCAG ACGCCCACCCTGATCCTGTACGGTGACCGTGACACCGGCCTGGGCCACCAGGCCCTGCAGAGCCTCCGGCACCTCCCCAGGCACCGTGTGGTCGTGCTGCCTGACGCTGGCCACGCCTGCTACCTGGACAAGCCGGGGGACTTCCACCGGGCGCTGCTGGGCTTCCTCGGCCAGCTGCAGTGA
- the LOC121075520 gene encoding aminoacylase-1-like, which translates to MGTGRDAAVVFWGAPKGAENVAWRGGGTAHLGATREANKPICSGLRSPPRALLWTERRAPGSRPGGGAGPARGGAERGRAEAQRRRQRGELCSPGMAPGKPGKSAGASEDPSVTLFREYLRIDTVHPKPDYDAAIQFLERVGTDLGLASQKVEVCEGRVVLVLTWLGTNPRLRSILLNSHTDVVPVFEEHWTYPPFEAVKDSQGNIYARGAQDMKCISIQYLEAIRRLKAEGKCFARTIHLTFVPDEEVGGHKGMEMFVQRPEFRALNVGFALDEGLASPSDTFSVFYGEKSPWWIKVKCMGSPGHGSRFISNTAAEKMHKVITSFLAFRESEKQRLKSDTRLTLGDVTSLNLTMLEGGVSFNVVPSEMAAGFDIRIPPTVDLKAFEKQVASWCQAAGDGVTYEFHQKCMDQHITSTEESDPWWKAFSGVCRDLKLQLKLEIFPAATDSRYIRAAGHPAIGFSPMNRTPVLLHDHNEFLNEDVFLRGIDIYAHLLPALASVPPLPAEG; encoded by the exons atggggacgggacgggacgcgGCCGTTGTCTTTTGGGGTGCCCCCAAGGGGGCCGAGAACGTCGcctggaggggaggggggacagCACATCTGGGGGCGACACGCGAGGCCAATAAACCGATCTGCTCCGGGCTCCGCTCGCCTCCCCGAGCGCTTCTTTGGACTGAGCGGCGGGCACCGGGCTCCCGGCCcgggggcggagcggggccggcccgggggggggcggagcggggccgggcggaagcccagcggcggcggcagcgcggAG agctctgcagcccaggaATGGCACCTGGGAAGCCAGGGAAGAGTGCGGGGGCCTCGGAGGACCCCTCGGTGACGCTTTTCCGGGAGTACCTGCGGATTGACACCGTCCACCCCAAGCCTGACTATG ATGCGGCCATCCAGTTTTTGGAGCGCGTCGGCACCGACCTGGGCTTGGCCAGCCAGAAAGTGGAG GTGTGCGAGGGCCGTGTGGTGCTGGTCCTCACCTGGCTGGGCACGAACCCCCGCCTGCGCTCTATCCTGCTCAACTCTCACACCGATGTCGTGCCGGTTTTCGAG GAGCACTGGACCTACCCACCCTTCGAGGCTGTTAAGGATTCGCAAGGCAACATCTACGCCCGGGGTGCCCAGGACATGAAGTGCATCTCCATCCA GTACCTCGAGGCCATCCGAAGGCTGAAGGCAGAGGGAAAGTGCTTTGCCCGCACCATCCACCTGACCTTCGTGCCTG ATGAGGAGGTGGGCGGACACAAGGGCATGGAGATGTTCGTGCAGCGCCCGGAGTTCAGAGCGCTCAACGTGGGCTTTGCCCTGGATGAGG GCTTGGCCAGTCCGTCCGACACCTTCAGCGTCTTCTACGGTGAAAAGAGCCCTTGGT GGATCAAGGTGAAGTGCATGGGCAGCCCCGGGCACGGGTCCCGCTTCATCAGCAACACGGCGGCCGAGAAGATG cacaAAGTGATCACCTCCTTCCTGGCCTTCAGGGAGAGCGAGAAACAGAG GCTCAAATCTGACACGAGACTGACCCTGGGGGACGTCACCTCGCTCAACCTGACCATGCTGGAGGGGGGCGTCTCCTTCAACGTGGTGCCCTCCGAGATGGCCGCCGGCTTCGACATCCGCATCCCACCCACCGTGGACCTCAAG GCCTTTGAGAAGCAGGTGGCCAGCTGGTGCCAGGCCGCTGGGGATGGTGTCACTTATGAGTTTCACCAG AAATGCATGGACCAGCACATCACCTCCACCGAGGAGTCTGACCCGTGGTGGAAAGCCTTCAGTGGGGTCTGCAGGGACCT GAAGCTGCAGCTCAAGCTTGAGATCTTCCCAGCTGCCACTGACAGCCGCTACATCCGAGCA gcaggaCACCCAGCCATCGGCTTCTCGCCTATGAACCGCACCCCGGTGTTGCTGCATGACCACAACGAGTTCCTCAACGAAGATGTCTTCCTGCGGGGCATTGACATCTACGCccacctcctgcctgccctggccTCTGtgcccccgctgcccgccgAGGGCTGA